TATCTCCTGTGCCATTGAAAATGGTTGCAGAGCCTTTACTATGCCTTGGCAGGGTGTCATTTTCTACTGAAgttatgattttattaattaaaagattatttctGTATGAAATAAGTTCTTTGGTTCTTTATGTTATGCAGTCATTTTGCACCTTTAAATTGCTTgctttttattaatgcaatgtCATTGAAAAAGGTCTGCTATACATTTCCTTATCTTGCATTCAGATGTtccgtttatttatttttgttttcatagagAATATGAAATTGATTAACAAGAGAATATAGACCATACAAGGAAGGACAAGGCATccttcaaaatatcaaaaacaaagaaagaagaattaAAGCGCCTCTGTTCAAAACCATCCCAAAGAGAGAACTTCCCTCTAAATTTCCCAAGTGTATGGCCTCCTGTTTTTTCCAAGTAAATTGCTGTTCAATTGGTGCTTCTAGCAGCGTCACACCACAACAAtggcaacaaaagaaaaaaaaaatcccctccatcctatgagaaaaaaaattaccttgtTAAATCAATGCAGGAACCCTAGAAAACCTTGTCCATCGAATGATAGTTGAGGAATCCTCTTATACTTTGATTTGCTCCCAGCCTTGTTATAAGCCTCTCTAATGCCTGCAAGCAGAGCTAGCACCTCCAGTATGATAGCATTGAGAAGGCCCACAATGCACTTTCAAGATTTCGGCAAAATCACCAATGCCAATTTAAACAAAGGTTCCCTACAGAGCAGCCATCTAATTCAATTTATCCCACCCAACCAGAGGTGTCCAAGTGGGTGAGCACACTGCAATTCTTCTGCTGTTAATacatctttaaaaacaaaaaacaatccTTTCCCAATCAATGTCACTCTTACAGAAAATGATCATGCAAATTCATCAAGAGTCATCTTCTACTTACCTTTTTCTcactattttagttttattaaacaGCATAGTAGAGGGCTGTTTAGAATATTCGGAATCAACGTGCAGGTGAAATAGGAATGAAAGAGTAGGTTGGAAGCAAAAGTTCGAGTTCTTGTATTTTGGTGATTGAAATTGATTATGAACAAATATTATGCATTAGACAGTGTAGTTGAGAGCTGTTTATAGCAATCTGCCTATTTGCAGTTGATAGAGAAGGATGAAATACAGTAGGTTAGACACAAAATGTTGCGTTTTTAGTTTGGTGATTAGTGATTACAATTGATATGGACAACCATAATGCTTTGATGCTAATTGCTGCAATTTTGCTTGGATGGTGCACAAAGAATATCTTTACAATTTGATTTCCTGATGCTGAATATCTTGATTCTGCTTTCAAAATCGGAATTCCTAATGTATGCTTCCACTTTCAGGCCACAATTATGAGACCGGCTGTAATGATTGGTACAGAGGATCGGATTCTGAACCGGTGGGCACAATTTGCGAAAAAATATGGCTTTTTGCCTCTCTATGGTGATGGATCTACGAAGTAAGTCCAAATCTATTAATTGCTAATATGGAAACTACAATTCTTTATTGGGACATTTTAACCACTTTAGTTATTACTTCTTGCACTAATATAGAAATCTTTTCTAATCATTCGTGAATATGCTTCCCACGACACCTTTTCAGATTCCAACCTGTATATGTTATTGACGTTGCTGCTGCAATTATGGCCGCCTTGAAAGATGATGGTACAAGCATGGGAAAAGTTTATGAACTTGGTGGGCCTGACATCTTTACCATGCATGAGTTGGCAGCGGTAATTTCTGGTCCTCTTTTCTCAAGTTATAATATGGTGTGGATTTTTACTGACTCCAAGTGCACTTCAGGCAGCGGTAATGTATGACACGATCCGTGAATGGCCTCATTATGTGAAAGTGCCTTTCCCAATTGCAAAGGTAAAACAAATATGCTGCTGTTGTCCTTTTTTCCCCTTCCCTTTTCTTTTGGGTGTTGGTCGGGTTGGTGATTGGAGGTCATTGGACAATGGGTTTATCTCAACTTGTTTTAATGGCTGCAGTTAGTCCATTTTGGTTTTTGTAGCTCTGGatgaattcattttcattcttctttgcACTTATTTACAATTTCAATACATGAATTTTTGCTGTCTGACATGAGTAATGGTTATTTTAGATTACATTCTTTTTATTAggtttttggataaaatttatattaccatCTCTAATGTAAATTACACAATAAAGCCCTTTTAGACCTGGCTCAAGTGATAAAGGGTTGGGGAGGTTCCACTCTCAAGTTCCAaaggggacaaaaatttacatattaaaagaattttaaattgcaGCATGAATCTGCCTTTTAATGATTTCACTTCCATGTTGCGAGTATAAATCTTGTCCTTATTTCTAAATGCATATTAAAAGGCCTTCCAACAATTTAGCTGTGTTGGttaggattttgaaaatatttttttgtgaagGAAAAGAATTGCTTTAGCTTTccctttctaaaaaaatgggaaacaatgTGTCTACTTTTACATATTGCTATAGTAACTGAAATTATATTCAGAGCTTCAACATATCAAATGTGAGTCATGGGTATGATTGTATGTAAATAGTCTAATGCTTTCACtgtaaaacaaattttcattgCTCATGAAAGGGGTGCCTCAACTGCCTAGGGCCATCCGCTCTCATGTGTGGACATGGGTCTGCATGTTGGTGTGGGTGGGAGGGGGGATTTATTGATTGGTGTTTGTGTGcatgataaaattttgtttcatggGCACTGTTTTTGGTTTTGGGATTTCACATCATGGGGGCTTATTGGCACCTTTGTTAGGGTCGGTGCCACTTCTATCAGAGAACACTTCTGTGGAGAATCATCCTGTATTTAGATGTaaacctaaaaagtgtttttaaagtgTGTTGATAATAGGATATATGACAAGCGAGTAAGTTTTTGTAGAAGCATCTACCAAGTGCTAGTTCAAAAATCACTTCAAGTGATTCTCTAAATCTTTCAAACTTTGTGAAAcgtataatttttataaagaaaacatttctaaGCATTAGAAATAGCTTCTAACCCTTCCAAAATTACTGTTAAATGCACTCTTAGTTTATTGATATCAGATAGAAGCTGGTAATTAGTTACTTCAAATGAATGTTGAATTCTGCCATAACTGTGGATGGGTTGCAAATGATTTCAGGCCATGACATTGCCTCGAGAAATATTACTAAACAAAGTTCCATTTCCATTACCTACTCCTGGTCTATTCAATCTGGATCTGATCAACGCTTTTACTTCAGATACGGTCGTTTCAGAAAATGGTTGGTATAGTAGTTTTAAGCGAGATCTTACCATCTTTCTTTTAATGTCAGATATGAATAAACTTTTCCGGTTATGGTTGTCTCATTCTTTCATTGCCTACATTATTTTTGGTGGTATTGCAGCTTTAACTTTTGATGATCTTGGGATTGTACCTCATAAGCTGAAGGGTTACCCTATTGAGTTCCTTCTCTCATATCGCAAAGGTGGCCCACAGTTTGGTTCTACTATCAGTGAAAGAGTAGATCCCGAGGCTTTTCCATAAGGCTCTCTGGttctttaattttgaaatgtttttctaCCCAAAAATGCTACCCAGCTGGAAAGACTTCGAACAGGTATTTAAGTCTTCCATTTCTTTAAGCTAATGGAAGGTTTTGGGTTCATGTCTCATCCCTCTCAActtgtgataaaaaaatttgtaatctCAATGACTACGATTAATAAGGTGGACATATTTGTTGATCTGTAATGCAACTTAGTTTCCGTAGTGTTTAGGGAGCTACTAATCAGTTCTTAGTTTTGATACTATAGGTTTCCAGAGAGGGGCAGTTTCTGTTGAGACAAACTAGGGAAAGAATAAAGATATGGAGAGGATCACCCTTCAATGATTTCAGGGTTGTAAAATTCTGAGAAATACTTTGGTCATTTGTGATTCTGTAAGACATTTGGGTTGACTTGTTTTGGGTAGTCCTCAAGGCCCAGAATTTAATTCCTGTGAAGGGAACCACTCATATTTGTACATGTGGTATTTTTCGATTTTCGgtttattttcttctctgtttTGCTTTTGTATGCCCCATTGGTCTCAGTTTGAACTGGAATGGCTATTCTTATTCATTTACAGCTACATTTTAAAGTCCACAGCTTTGGTATGTCCTGATTTTCATTCTTAAAGGAAGTATTCTTGGTATGAGTGAGGGTTAAGTCATTCTAAAGGCAAATCGGCTTTCTTGTGGGTGTGGAAAAGTGGATGCCCAAAACTCTTCATACAAGTAAAGAAGCTAGGCCTGGTATTGTTAAACCAAAACTCAACCATGAAACCCTTCTGGGACTGCAAAGAAGAGGAGATTGCTTGCATCAATCTCCAGAGATTGTTGGATCATCTCATGTGCCCACAAACCAGCCATGGCTCCTTCCATCGTGTCAACTTGGAGGGAAGGAATGTCGGGGCTTCGATGGTCATGCGTCGTCGAGCTTCAGATGAGTCCCCAGATAGAGAGAGTTGCAGTATTAACATCTACATAAACAACAACGTCCAAGGGGTCAACAACTCAGCTTTGCTTGGGAGTCAGGTGAAAATGGGGGACCCTGGTGTTTACTTGACTTTCAGAGGTGTGAAATTCAATGAGGATTCTCGGGAAACAAACAAGAGGAATGGAGAGAGCAATGAGAAGGGATTGGGTGCTAAACTAGGATTTTGTGGGAAATTTTTActtgtatttatttcttttctgcTGTTGCTGTGTTTCCTCTAGCTTGGGATTTGAATTTGCATGAGGGAGCAGATGCAGAAGCTGGGCCAGAGTCAAAACAACACACAGAGTTGTACCTTTCTCTAAATTTCACTCCtatcaaaaaattgaattaactCACTGAGTTACTTGAAGCCTTAGTGAGTCATCTGGTTAAGTTgttcatctttattttctttttaggtttttatatactaaaagtattttttagaaataaatttataaaatatatatttcaaaattaaactttttttcttgGGGGTCAACTTTAGTTGATGTAGTTCATGCACCTAACAATGGAAGACCTTTCTCCactgatttgtttattttggttgAAATTCCCCAAAAAGTCAATTCATAAACTTGTCAACGCATCAGGACGGGGTCCAAGTCAAACAATCTGACGCTCCAGGCGACACAAGTGTGATGCACCTAACCCGCCTTCTGATACAATATCATTTATAGTATTTGGGTTAATTACATTTCTTGGATTAACTTATAAATTTACCCTAAGCTCAGGATTGGGGTGTTACAATTAGTGTgtacacatttaaaaaaaaaattagtggattaaattaggGATAACAGATTAAAAGCGATGCAATCATCATCCCCGGTTTGGAAaactaaattttcatatttttttttcaatctaaaaactatatatttttgacaaaaataccttcatatttttcttgtaaaaatagtcatctattttaaaatacacatgtaaataataaaaatattgaagggtatttttgataaaaatgagtTATTCTTTAAGTTCAAAAATGGAAGAtattagttttacaaatttgggattttttttttgtcccttttaataaattaatccattaaattaccactaaatttggtcttaaaaaaaaaggtaatttcatggttcaataaaatttggagTCATTGGACACCCTGATACAATTTTGGAAGCCTAtaaaattaggttttcaaatcaaaagagaattaaaaaaataaaacaacaactaatctccaataaaaaaaaacctcacaaagaaggaaaatttgttaaaatcaaGGAATTCAATCTCTTCAATTAAGCAACTAATTATCGAGaagtcaaaattcaattttctacCTTGACTTATAAATAAAGGCAATTTCCTTTAAGAAAGGGGGAAATGAGAAATTCTAGAGGAGATAAAAGAATTCATATCAAGAAATCAAGATATACAAAGTTGTTGCattcaatttatcaattttaataaatttttgttcacATTAATTTTACAGgactttcacaaaatttatgtGTATATAATGAATTTGATATAGATCGATTAATCCTATgactttaaaatttataaagccTTTGAGAATCTTTTTggcaatgattttagaaagcacttttaacttaaaaagtattttaaaaaatatagatatttgacaaaatttagtaaatattttaaaaaatatgaaaattcacTTATAATACTGAAAAACCACTTATaacattttttggaaaaatgcaaataattctcttaaaaacattttaataaatatattgttaaaCACACTTTAAACGCTTTATATGGCCTTGTGATGATTTTTCACGTGAATCATATCTTTCTATGTGCTATACGAAAATCTTTGATTTATCAATTGAACATATTCTAACAAggaacttataaaaaaaaataaaaattttggacAAATATTAAACATCTATTTATCCCTCGAGGTAATTGGGTGAAACAAAGATGATAAACTTTCAACTTGATTAAAACAAATGCATAATGGTTGTATGAAAATGATATAATGCATAGGATAAGGTGTAATGATCCCAATTTCCCAAGCATCAAGGGCTTGTACCTTGTCACGTTAGGTGTTTGCAGTCACCATTAATAATAGAGAAGTATATGGGCAAGTCAACACTCGGTTCAGGATAACACACCCTACCCCTATCCCTCTTCTACACATCTTTTTGTCTGCTTCCCTCTTCAATTTCATATTCAGAGTCTGATTTTAAGGGCTGATTTAGATGGGAAAGTATTATTGaaaatcacaattttaaaacactaatgttaagttatatttattcttaatatttaaaataaataaataaataaataaaaatccatcccatttatttattattaggaTGAGGatgataattaatataaataatatgatgAAATTGGAATTGGATGACTCATCCCAAACCCATTTTGTTGTTACCCTTAtgaatattcaaaaatatttgttgatttAGAGCTCTTTTACAAGTATAGTTTAATAAGACTTTGTCTAGTTGccaaaataaagacaaataaataaataaataataataaataaaatttaaaattaataaattatttttatagattattttaaataaatttcatttattttaactattttatataaatattaaataatttaaaaatatataaatttttaattaatttttattatatttgatttttttactttgtttaTAGTACAATATAACacgagaaaataatttttgttaacatttttttttcgaGAACTAAACACAACCTGaggattaaaa
Above is a genomic segment from Vitis riparia cultivar Riparia Gloire de Montpellier isolate 1030 chromosome 7, EGFV_Vit.rip_1.0, whole genome shotgun sequence containing:
- the LOC117918167 gene encoding uncharacterized protein LOC117918167, translated to MKPFWDCKEEEIACINLQRLLDHLMCPQTSHGSFHRVNLEGRNVGASMVMRRRASDESPDRESCSINIYINNNVQGVNNSALLGSQVKMGDPGVYLTFRGVKFNEDSRETNKRNGESNEKGLGAKLGFCGKFLLVFISFLLLLCFL